From Rhododendron vialii isolate Sample 1 chromosome 7a, ASM3025357v1:
CGGAAGGGCTTTTGCCATCACCTCTGCTATtccgcctccaccacctcctgttACGTCTCAGACCCCCGAGACTTcagttgtgaggggtacattccTATTGTTTAACTCCTTTGCTAGAGTATTATTTGATTCTAGAGCAgcgcattcattcattgctacatcttttgcttgtgctttggGATTGGAAATCAAAAACATTAGTCCTCCATTGTTCGTTGAGACACCCATAGGGGGAAGATCGCCATTAAATCGTATTTATCGAGATTGTGAACTTATTATCCAAAATCGTCGTTTTACCTTTGACTTCATCGTATTGAATATGTCAAGTTTCGATCTTATATTCGGAATGGATTTATTGTACACGTTTCACTCTACCATAGATTGCTTCAAGCGTTGGGTCCGCATTTGTCCACCGGGAGGTGCTTGTTTTAAGTTCTTTGAGAAGCGTCAGGAATCGATAGAACCGTATTTCTGTGAGTCTTGGGAACAAGAGTCGATGTATGCCTTATCAGTGAGCTTGGCCTTAGATGAAGACGTATCCGCGCGTGGGGAACTACTTCTTGTCGTTTGTGATTTTTCGAACGTGTTTCCAAAGGAGTTACCCTGATTACCACCCGAGAGAAATCGAATTTTCTATTGATTTACTTCCTGGTACCGCTCCTATTTCCATACCTCCTTATCGCTTTGCGCCCGCCGAGTTGAGAGAATTGAAGACTCGGTTACAAGAATTAAAGAATTTGGGGTTTATCCATCCGAATACGTCACAATGGAGAGCACCAGCCTTGTTTGATGAAAAGAAGGATGGGTCGCTTCGTCTATGTATCGATTATCGCAAGTTGAACCGCGTCACCATTAAGAATTCGTACCCTATGCCGAGAATCGATGACTTGTTTGACCAACTTCGAGGCGCAACTTATTtctccaaaattgatttgaggtcTGATTACCACCAGTTGAGAGTTCGGAGAGAAGACATCCCTAAGACCGCTTTTCATACTCGATATGGCCATTATGAATTtgttgttatgccctttggattgacgaATGCACCAGCGACCTTCATGGATTTGACGAACCATATCTTTCGTGCTTATCTTGATCGTTTCGTGGCTGTATTTGTGGATGATATCCTAATCTACTCGCCTTTGGAGGAGGAGCACCAATCTCACCTTTCTATTATTCTTGAACTCATGAAAGAATACCAATTGTATGCTAAGCTTAGcaaatgcgagttttggttatccgaagttAAGTTTTTGGGTCATGTTGTGTCGAAGGATGGGGTGTCCGTTGATCCGGAGAAGATAGAGTCCGTAATGAATTGGCAGCAACCGAAGAATGTATTCgagattcgtagtttcttgggcttgGCCGGGTATTATCATCGTTTTGTACTCGATTTCTCTCGCCTAGCTGCTCCGTTGACTAAATTGACCCGTAAAGGGACTCGTTTCGTCTGTAGTGACGGGTGTGAGATGGCCttttaggaattaaaaagaAAGTTGACTACTACGCCGGTTTTGGTGGTGCCCAAACTGGGAGTCGGTTATTCCGAGTATTATGACGCTTCGAAAGAGGGATTGGGGTGCGTGTTGATGCAAATGGGACGAGTGGTGGCGTATGGATCGCGGcaattgaaaactcacgagcgaaactaccctacccatgacttagaacttgTGGCTATCATTTTTGCTTTGAAGAGTTAGCGTCATTATCTTTACGGTGAGAGATTCGAAATCTTTTCCGATCACAATAGtctaaagtatttattttctcaaaaggaGCTAAATTTGTGACAACGTTAATGGATGGAACATCTAGAAGACTATGATTTTAAGTTGCAATATCATCCGGAAAAGGCGAATGTGGTAGCGgacgcattgagtagaaaatcgACACACCTAGCAAGTTTAGCTATTCACGATTGGAAAACGATGAACGACTTAGGTTCGTATGCATTGCATTTTGAGGAGGTTCGAGATGGATTCACCTTGTGTAACTTAACCGTTCAATTGACCTTATCGACTTGAGTGATTGAGGCCCAACAATAAGATGAAGAAGCTGGGGAATTTCGAACCAAGTTTCTTAGCGGAAATGCTCAAAAGGGGTGGAAGATTCATGCTGATCAAGGTTTgcgataccaaggaaaattgttcgtacccatttcatATCGGGAGGAAATATTGagagaatttcaccattcaccgcTAGCCTTGCATCCAGGGGGAACGaagatgtatcatgacttgcatagacagttttggtggctgaggatgaagagagatattgttattttcgtgtccaagtgcCTTACGTGCCAACAAGTCAAAGCCAGGCATCAACAACCCGCGGGGAAGTTACAACCGTTACCAGTGGTcgaatggaagtgggagaacgtgaccatggatttcgttaccGGTTTACCGAGGTCGTCGAGGGGGCATGAAGTcatttgggtgatagtcgaTTGATTGACTAAGTCAACGCACTTCTTACCTATTCAGGTTACGGATTCAATAGATACGCTTAGTCGTTTGTACATTCGTGAGATTATCCGCCTTCATGGAATTCCCGTTTCTATTGTATCGGATCGAGATCCAAGGTTTACCGCGCACTTTTGGCAGAATCTGCAAGCCACTCTTGGCACCAATCTCTTATTTAGCaccgcgtatcatcctcaaacaaatgagcaatccgagagaacgatccAAATTTTAGAAGATATGCTATGGGTTTGTGTTATGGATTTTCAGAAAAATTGGGAGGATAACCtaccgttagtcgaattcgcgTACAATAATAGTTATCAATCCAATATTGAGATGGCATCGTATAAAGTTTTGTATGGGAAACCATGTCCATCACCCATGTGTTGGACCGAGTTAGGTGAGGCTACGTTGGTTGAGCTGAAATTGATCCAAGAAACTTTCGAGAACATGAGAGCGATTTGTCAACGTCTTCTTAAAGCACAAAGGAGAACCACCGAGCAAGTCAAAGTGATTcgccaatggttattaaccgcgcaaagtaggcaaaagagttatgccGATCGTTGTCTCCGACCGTTATCGTTTGAAGTGGGGGATCACATGTTTCTTAAGGTGTCGCCGCGTCGGGGATTATCTCGTTTTGGGTAAAGGGGCAAACTTTCACCACATTTTATCGGGTCATTTGACATTAtcgagaagattggggaagtcGCGTATCGATTGGCCTTACCACCGAGATTATCGAGCGTTCATGATGTGTTCCATATATCGATGTTGCAGAAGTACGAGCCGAATCCATCACACGTTCTAGAGGGGTCTGAACTTGAGTTGGAAGCCGATGCATCCTATAGGGAGGAGtcgatacgtatcctagatttgcgcgagcaagttttgaggggtaaaaCCATTCCGTTGGTGCGAGTCCTTTAGAGTACTCTCGGAAAGGAAGAGTCGATGTGGAAAGGGAAAACCAAGTAAGGGAGAAGTACCCGCACTTGTTTCCGAACTAATCAAAGTGAGTCTCGAAGTTTCAACCTTATGATTGTTAAATTGATGTTTAGTTATGTATGTCATGGCATGAGCATGATTATTTGATGCATCATCTTGATTGGCTTAAGTTGAAAATTTCGGGtggaaatttctttaaggaggataaACTATAGAGGCCcgtaaaattttaattattgaaattgcTTGTTAAATGTTTAATTGAAAAATTGTGGTTTGTTTGGTGGCTAATTAAATTGGGGATTTAAGTGATGGAATGGAAACATGAAGGAGTGTGTGTGATTTGATTATATAGGGAAATATAAAGGGAGTGTGTGGTGTAGGAGATAAAAATATctctatatatctctctctcatccgttctctccctctctccaccgatctctctctctctctctcctctcctctcactcaaaacacCACTCAATCACTCAAGAActccaagaatcaacctccctccgGCCTTTCATTCACGTTTTTGAGCTCGAAAATCCTTGGGTCAAGCTTGAGTCGAAGATTTGAAGTTCAAAGAGGttagggcttgctcaaatctCGTAGATCTTGGTGTTCGTCGTGAGGTAGGGATTtatttacctcttttatgtgtttatatgttggttTGGTGTAAGAATCGGGATTCGATCGTCTCCCTTCGTTCATTTCAAAAGCTgtcgaaatctgcagaaaatcacccaaaatcacgtagggatcgatccctcttTTCATTTCTGGTCCAACaagcccagggatcgatccctggtgatggggggatcgatccctctcCTCTCTGGAAATTCTGCTCGTCTTCTAGGTTTCAACCCAACTTCGAACgaccataacttcttcgtccgatgttcatttcatgcaaattttatatcgattcaAATGTCTTAAAGTTAGCTTTTCATTGCATGTAAAATCACCTAAAGACTCTAaatacacagaaagttatgactgTTAGAGTGGGAGTGTGTCAGTCTCCCAACATCCATTGGCTACTCATATGATTCAtgttttgtcattatgactTCCTATGATTAGTAGATGTTATTTTTGACTCGTTGGTCTTCCATTAGTAAGGAATGAATAATAGTTTACTTGGTTAAAATGTCAATAAGATACAACTTGCGAATGAATGATTGCTTGTGAACGTTTATGGCATATTTGTGATATTGTTGGCATATCGTGACATATTTCATGAATGAATGAGGTTCTGAGAAAGCTTTAACTTGTATGTTGAGTGAGGAAATAGTTGTTTGGGTAGGTGGTCaatttaggaagtctcgtaatgcaaggggtggtaatacgaagatTTAGATGGTCTCGTAACACAATGGATGGTAATACGGTGACCTTAGATGTTGGTGTACACCGTAACactaggggtggtaatacgatgACTCTCGTGGTGTTATACGGCAATGTAAGGGGTGGAAATGCCGATAGTGGAGATATGGGATAGTGAGTCATGTCAAAATTGTTACTTGCTTGAGTATTGTGAACCTTATGGCATAATGTGATTATAGCATATCTTAGAATGATATTCTTGAATGTTTGGCACATCCTTGAGTCAATTGTATTTCGCCGTTGAGCTATATTctcttgtttttcttctctTGCCCTTATCATCACATTTGCATATAAGATTGGTAAAAAATTTActactgggctagtatagctcaacctaatctttcttttcaagtttaaatatcgggcaatagattgcatacATCGtatgcttgacagtaaaagacttttggaagctgacatcctTAGTTATTTCATCATCTTTGCAAAGGtctcattttggttattgataaaaattgttaagtttagttatggaatgagtgaaatttggttatttgctaaaagacttataactttgcttattataatgtggggtgttttttgagcattgttgttaagtttgtttatccacactcatttgtttattacaatggggatgtTCTTAGTTAAATAACTTTGCATCGGATTATTTAACTGATGGATGTTTTTCGAATTTCACAATATTATCTGTaatatattcaaaaataatatttcaattttctcaatatagtttttttcaataaaaatataattaagatTAAAAAGATATTAGGTATGAGTTtgtcttttcaaaattaaaataaaatataattttttgaaatagtcCCTcgagtttatattttgtctcaattccGTTCTTTTAGGAtgaaaaaatatcaattttgcCCACAAGTTGCATTAGTGCTAATAACATCATCAGTAAAAAGTatcaaattgagacaaaatataaataataaaattaaaataacacaATTAAAActagaaggacgaaattgagatttcatgcaaacgaGAGAAACCATCTCTAAAGTTTACCCTTGCTTTAATAGGTCCATGTCATAGCTCCGGAAactctttttaattttcatttttaaatatGAAAATTCGGAAGATTTTGACACAGCGCAGGGGTTTTCATTTTTCATGCACATGCGCatgacttttctttttctttttttctttttaaactttttggtCCTTCGCGAATAGTAGTAAATTAGCACTCAACTAATTAATACTCTTTTATAACAACATTTTTTTAGGAAATGAATTTCTACACTCTCTTAATTGATGcaagcattttttattttttttttgtcttttagcaagtGAATTTAAGAAACAGTCCCTGCATGTGTATACTTTTTACAAATCTTAGAAACTGTTTTGTAAATTTAtccgttaaaaaaaatatagggtagtgataatgccaaaactgtttttgttggtgtcaaaacttCAGTGCATATAAGTCTTATACACTGCACATGGTACAATCATTTTATACACTAGAGTTTTGACACCAATAAAAACTATTTaaggctttgttcggttaaccgtttagttttagttttagtttttaatcattaccttatttctttcttcaatcattatcctattttttcaattattactttttcatctctctctatctctctccaatcattacccctatcttcaatcattattctatttctctatctacccactaccaaaactaaactaaactaaacttccaaccaaacacaacctttaACATTATCATTTACCCATTTTAATTGCATCAATCATGGGAGTGTAAACATCAATTGCCTTTCTTTATTGTTTACAATTCCCTCGAAATCCAACTTCAAAAAGCCTCCATTATGGAGTCAGATCCCGTCTAGTATGGGTTACCCTTCAATCCCATCCAGTTTGGCCTTTTGTGGGTTCTTTTTGGATCCACAATAATAATcgaaattattcattttttagagctcgtcgagacTGACGACCAATCGGATACTGTTTGAtatcatttcaaaatgcattttaaGTTTTAGAAAAATGTGTTGAAGAGTTGTCATCTTGTGTTTCACACCTTTTTTATACAACATTAATGCGTTTTGAAATGGTATTAAATGGTATCTGATCAACGTTATTTTTGACGTGGTGGTTGGTCTTGACAAGCtttaaaaagagaacaatttcaATTATTATAATGAGCCTAAAAAGAACCCGCAAAATGCCGAACTGGACAGATCCGAAGGGTGACCCATGCTGGATGGGATCCGACTTTCATAGGGAAATCCATCCATGCCTTTTTCCACCAAACAGTCAAAACCCGAGAATAAAAGGTTATCCAATCCAAGCATTTTAAAGTGAGAAACCCTCTCCAAAGTTATTCCTCGATCTGCTTCGTCCCTAAgcttctctccttctctctccatttccatttcccccttgttctctctctccccccccgcGAGAACCTCTTACACATACTCTATATATACACCTACATATCGCATCCAAAACCCAcgacaaaatccaaatccaaatccaaaaaatgGCAACTATTAATGGAGAGATCTACGTCTTACCCTTTTTTGGCCAAGGCCACCTCCTCCCCTCTATCGAACTCTGCAAACGCCTCTCCTCCcgaaattacaaaattaccctACTCATTTCCTCCCATCTCTCCTCCTCCGTCCCCTCCTCCCTCCGCCAACTCCCCCTCGTCGAAATCGCCCAACTCTCCGACGCCCCGGGGCCTCTCCCGCCACCACCGGATGCCGCTGGACCCGTACCCGGACATAACCCTTTCCACCAAAGCCAGCAACAAATGGGTCAGTCCATTGAGTCATTTCTATCCGCCCGTGTTGGTGACCCGACCCGACGACCCTTGTGCGCCGTGATTGATGTCATGATGAGCTGGAGCAAAGAGGTCTTTGTGAAATTCGGTGTTCCGACGGCGGCGTTCCTCACCTCCGGCGCGTGCAGCGCCGCCGTGGAACTCGGGTCATCGAAGGCCCGGGTCGGTGATATGAAGCCGGGTGAGATCCGGGTCCTTCCCGGATTGCCCGAAGACATAGCCTTGACTTATTCGGATGTGAACCAACAGCCTCACAGGCCTCCTCAAGGAGGCCCGGGTGGCCCGCCAGGCGGTCCAGCAGGCCCGGGTGTACCACCACCCGGATTACTCGGACCTCCAGGTGGGCACATGGGCCAGGATCGACCTCATCCACCCGGATTACGGGGACCACCAGGCGGCCCGCCAAAGCTCGGTGATCCACCGCGGTGGGTGGAGGAGGTTGACGGCTCGATCGCAGCTCTGATGAACACGTGTGACGAGCTGGAACATCCGTTCATAGAGTATTTGGGCAAGGAGATTGGAATACCGGTCTGGGGTGTGGGACCATTACTACCGGAGCAATATTGGAAATCGGCCGGTTCGATCCTCCACGACCGCGATTTTAGGTCGTCACGCAAATCGAATTATTCAGAAGACGAGGTGATCCAATGGTTGGATTCGAAGCCACGTGGATCCGTGATCTACGTGTCGTTCGGGAGCGAAGTTGGGCCCACCGTAGAGGAATTTGCCCAACTGGCTGATGCGCTGGCAGAGTCCAACTGGTCGTTTATATGGGTGATCCAACCAAATGCGGGTCAGCACGGCCCGCCGCCGGACTTGGTTGGCGGTAAACCCGGTCCAGATGCAGCACAAGAAGGTTACTATCCTCGTGGCTTGGATGAAAAAGTTGGTGATAGAGGTTTGATAATAAGCGGATGGGCACCGCAATTGATGATCCTGAGCCACCCTTCGACTGGCGGGTTTCTATCGCACTGCGGATGGAACTCGACGGTGGAGGCGATCGGGCGTGGTGTTCCGTTTTTGGCATGGCCCATTAGGGGAGACCAATTCTACAATGCCAAGTTGGTAGCGAACCACCTCAAAGTGGGGTACATGGTATCAAAGGGTGATCTCCCAGAAATGGTGAAAGAGGACATAGTGAAGGGGATTGAGAGGCTGATGACCGATGAAGAGGTTCACAAGCGGGCTGCCGCGTTGGGCCACAAGTTTGAGGGAAATTTTCCGGCGAGTTCTGAGGCTGCTTTGGATGCTTTCGTGGATTTCGTTAGCCGAAAATAAGCTTTTTGCTTATGCaaaggaaaaaatattattgggAATTCTATTACATATAGATTTCACAAATGACAGCGTTTGTACTTGTAAcagattttcttgttttaatgtGTCTTAGGCTTCCTTTGTATGTATACTTATGAACGAGTATGGTTACCAAATTTGCATATTTATCTTGTGTAACGTGTTATTTCTTATTGATCATGATATAAAATAAGAGAGAATGCGTTATTTACTCTTTGTGAAACAAAGTGAAGCTACAAATCTTTATGGAGAACTTGAGAAAATTCTGGTTACATACCATCTCTCTCATGTAAGTTACCGAAACGAGAAAATTATGCGCCCCCGAGTGACACTCTGGGATGCGTTTACAGGGGTTTTTTAGTTCTATTTTCGAAATTCATTCTCAAACTTTTGCTCCTCGTACGTGGACTCAAATTCATCGGTGGACAAGGGTCACAACTGAAGCGAAATCTTAAAAAACTTCGAACTGCTTAAACAAAGTCAAGTTTAAGTTGTAGTATCTTGTGATTTGTAAAGCTCACAAAACCATCTCCTATCTTGTAATAACTTGAAGGACATATTCGTACAGGGATGACTTCCTCTCCGTACCCATCCATACTAGCAGTTTTCTTTCACATCTTGGTTCCAAAACTATGATCCAATCCATTCACCTCGTAGGTATGATGGGCGATCGACAGATGTGTGAACACGTAAATTGGTAGGTATGATGGGAGATCGACAGATGTGTGAACACATAAATTTTTATGCAAAATGAATGGTAAAGACATTCTACAGTGTACCCTTGCAAATTACAGAAAACCGAAGTAACTTATTCCAATCGATATTGGACCATACCAAGATTTTGTAGACTTTATAGTTTTTCGTGTGTTCCACAGACTCAATGCTTCATATCATAATTTTGAGCCCAAGATGTGGACGGAAATTTAGAATATGGAGTATGGAAGGATGGAGTACGGAGTATGGAGAGGAGCTGGTACATATTcacaataaaaaaaggaaaagagaaacagAAGGGAGATGCCTAACACTAGTAGCTAAGGCAGCAAATCATCTGCGGCTTACACTTGCTTATGCACAACTTTACCTCGAGGATGGGCCAAGTAGTACAAGTTGTATTCACCCCGAACAACTTAAAACAAGGACCAAACTAACTATGCTAGTAGTAGTTTTGTTAGTTATTCCGCAACTGCATAGGCTCGACACATTAgattcaaagaaaaaagaaacaaaacaatggCTCACCCCATTTATACAATAGTTATGTTCATCACTCCAAATTACAAAGCCTGATTGTGTCTCTAAATTCCACTACAATAGTCTGATGCTCtcatacttcaaaaaaaaaagaggaaaaagtgGGCTTCAAGAGCATCCAATTCACATTCTGCATTTCGGAGAAATTTTCACTACCCAACAAAAGACAGTATTCAGGATTCTCAAACCCACTTTGCGTGTCAAGTTCGCCACCCAAACTTGATTCATATAATCTAAAGGCTACTACTCTACCAGCCTGTTTGGATACCAGATATGGTACCCGGATTTGCCGAGAAGCCGGAGATGTAATCCCGG
This genomic window contains:
- the LOC131333841 gene encoding UDP-glycosyltransferase 73B5-like gives rise to the protein MATINGEIYVLPFFGQGHLLPSIELCKRLSSRNYKITLLISSHLSSSVPSSLRQLPLVEIAQLSDAPGPLPPPPDAAGPVPGHNPFHQSQQQMGQSIESFLSARVGDPTRRPLCAVIDVMMSWSKEVFVKFGVPTAAFLTSGACSAAVELGSSKARVGDMKPGEIRVLPGLPEDIALTYSDVNQQPHRPPQGGPGGPPGGPAGPGVPPPGLLGPPGGHMGQDRPHPPGLRGPPGGPPKLGDPPRWVEEVDGSIAALMNTCDELEHPFIEYLGKEIGIPVWGVGPLLPEQYWKSAGSILHDRDFRSSRKSNYSEDEVIQWLDSKPRGSVIYVSFGSEVGPTVEEFAQLADALAESNWSFIWVIQPNAGQHGPPPDLVGGKPGPDAAQEGYYPRGLDEKVGDRGLIISGWAPQLMILSHPSTGGFLSHCGWNSTVEAIGRGVPFLAWPIRGDQFYNAKLVANHLKVGYMVSKGDLPEMVKEDIVKGIERLMTDEEVHKRAAALGHKFEGNFPASSEAALDAFVDFVSRK